A DNA window from Nerophis lumbriciformis linkage group LG03, RoL_Nlum_v2.1, whole genome shotgun sequence contains the following coding sequences:
- the LOC133590533 gene encoding uncharacterized protein, with the protein MSTLHMLRALVDQRLTAAVEEIFVVLEGTIAEYEAELSRTKEQNKLLMDAVYKKHQVVLQRTDVQQPPHMKEEDEDTHRKEEEEGECVVGQEEDDVSKFPLTVVSVKTEEHEDKAPESSQLHHSPNVQRVSAESQEEIPSKQQEWSSSVGQKELEPPHIKDEEEELWEQLQKLVEANEEDEAQSSQLHHSQSEENRGAELVSQHITEADGEHCEDIQSEPDSMDHMMSHSSDHSDHIQKPLESKNDSKGDTRHHTNNKHYMTTHMRIHTGEKPFTCSVCKKSFSRKKHMITHMRKHTGEKHVACSASDHSDHIQKPLESKNDSKGEKRHHTNNKHFDCSECGKSFRHKNHFTVHMRTHTGEKPFTCSVCKKSFSTKDYMTTHTRIHTGEKPFTCSVCKKSFCRKQHMITHMRTHTGEKHVACSASDHSDHIQKSLESKNDSKGDTRHHTNNKHFDCSVCGKSFRQKSHCTVHMRMHTGEKPFTCSVCKKSYSRKCDMTTHMRTHTGEKTPFARSASDHSAHIQKPLESKNGSKGDTRHHTNNKHFDCSVCGKSFRHKNNFTVHMRTHTGEKPFTCSVCNKSFSTKHYVTTHMRIHTGEKPFSCSVCKKSFFTKLNMTTHMRTHTGEKHFTCSVCKTSFFTKLHMTRHMRTHTGEKPFSCSVCKKSFSIKQHMITHMRTHTGEKPFACSACAKRFNSKREMTTHMITHTGKKPFTCSVCKKSFSRNQSMTIHMRTHTGEKPFACSACAKRFNTKKKLIVHMRTHTGEKPFTCSVCKKSLSSKANLTIHMRTHTGEKPLSCTVCDKRFMYKQQVSRHKCVTVMEAAGM; encoded by the exons acgtccagcagccccctcacatgaaagaggaagatgaGGATACACAcaggaaagaggaagaggagggagagtgtgttgtagggcaggaggaggatgatgtcagcaagtttccactgactgttgtctctgtgaagactgaagagcatgaagacaaagcacctgagtcctcacagcttcatcacagtccaa acgtccagcgggtgtcagcagaGAGTCAAGAAGAGATTCCCTCCAAGCAGCAGGAGTGGAgctccagtgtgggacagaaggagctggaGCCCCCACACATTAAAGACGAAGAGGAGGAACTGTGGGAGCAGCTTCAAAAGCTGGTGGAGGCTAACgaagaagatgaagctcagtcctcacagcttcatcacagtcaaagtgaggagaacagaggggcggagcttgtaagtcaacacatcacagaagctgatggagagcattgtgaagatatccagtcagaaccagacagcatggaccacatgatgtcacactcttctgatcacagtgaccacatccaaaaacctctggagagtaaaaatgactctaaaggtgatacgagacatcacactaacaacaaacactacatgaccacacacatgagaatacatactggagagaaaccttttacttgctctgtttgtaagaagagtttttcCAGAAAGAAACACATGATCAcacacatgagaaaacacactggagagaaacatgTTGCTTGTTcagcttctgatcacagtgaccacatccaaaaacctttggagagtaaaaatgactctaaaggtgaaaagagacatcacactaacaacaaacactttgactgctctgaatgtgggaaatcatttagacacAAGAATCattttacagtacacatgagaacacatactggagagaaaccttttacttgctctgtttgtaagaagagtttctccacaaaagaTTACATGACCACACACACGAGAATACAtactggtgagaaaccttttacttgctctgtttgtaagaagagtttctgcagaaagcaacacatgatcacacacatgagaacacacactggagagaaacatgttgcttgctcagcttctgatcacagtgaccacatccaaaaatctttggagagtaaaaatgactctaaaggtgatacgagacatcacactaacaacaaacactttgactgctctgtatgtgggaaatcatttaggcAGAAGAGTCATtgtacagtacacatgagaatgcatactggagagaaaccttttacttgctctgtttgtaagaagagttactCCAGAAAgtgtgacatgaccacacacatgagaacacacactggagagaagacACCTTTTGCTCGCTCAGCTTCTGATCACAGtgcccacatccaaaaacctttggagagtaaaaatggctctaaaggtgatacgagacatcacacaaacaacaaacactttgactgctctgtatgtgggaaatcatttagacacAAGAATAattttacagtacacatgagaacacatactggagagaaaccttttacttgctctgtttgtaacaagagtttctccacaaaacattacgtgaccacacacatgagaatacatactggagagaaaccgtttagttgctctgtttgtaagaagagtttctttaCAAAGcttaacatgaccacacacatgagaacacacactggagagaaacattttacttgctctgtttgtaagacgaGTTTCTTCACAAAGCttcacatgaccagacacatgagaacacatacaggtgaGAAGCCGTTtagttgctctgtttgtaagaagagtttctccataaagcaacacatgatcacacacatgagaacacacactggagagaaaccttttgcttgctcagcttgtgctaaaagatttaaCTCTAAGAGGgaaatgaccacacacatgataacacacactggtaagaaaccttttacttgctctgtttgtaagaagagtttctccagaaatcaaagcatgaccatacacatgagaacacacactggagagaaaccttttgcttgctcagcttgtgctaaaagattcaacactaagaagaaacttatagtacacatgagaacacacacaggtgagaaaccttttacttgctctgtttgtaagaagagtttatcCAGCAAGGCAAACctgaccatacacatgagaacacacactggagagaaaccgttgagttgcactgtgtgtgataaaagGTTCATGTATAAGCAGCAGGTcagtagacacaagtgtgtaacagtcatggaagctgcagggatgtaa